GGAAAGGCCAAGGAAGCGGTTGGCCGGGCCGTCGGCAACGAGAAGATGACGGCCGAGGGCCGCGCCGAGCAGTCCAAGGGGGACGCCCGGCAGGCCAAGGAGAAGGGCAAGGACGCCTTCCGGCACTGACACCGGGGGCGCATCCCCCGCGGCGCGGGCCGCGGAGTCCGGCACACGGCCGGCTCCGCGGCCCGCGTCGTGCTCGTCGCCCGGGGACGGGCCGCCC
The Streptomyces sp. NBC_01723 genome window above contains:
- a CDS encoding CsbD family protein; this translates as MADNQKSKAKMEQAKGKAKEAVGRAVGNEKMTAEGRAEQSKGDARQAKEKGKDAFRH